One window of the Podospora pseudopauciseta strain CBS 411.78 chromosome 4, whole genome shotgun sequence genome contains the following:
- a CDS encoding hypothetical protein (EggNog:ENOG503P1U3; COG:H), whose translation MIIDGEKWACEACVRGHRVSNCQHHERPLQHINKKGRPVSQCQHCRAMRKSRSSHVKCDCGEKTHKCIHLRPVVEGHKESCCCNHGGRCTCCHKKEPGLETVPESDSDSAAAAQNKISKLSSRVRRRANTTSSDGMLAFEVNGHPKPTYKHNKVSQKCGPYQLNRVNSMHSTGSLGDHSLDGFLGDAEGCGTASATGSISGDSMPPSQHSRSEAASPLMTGSQSFAQLPPLDLSQISKYQPYVANHAEFFGNMSDHEQPIFSAGLSAASVDWNNYEGLEFARENNHDFAPSSYSQPQSYGGFDFGGSEQLTMTTTTSNSGEVSEVEDFFTNPLDDFETFRSPFPTGGFLGHTHSMMGSADLGSVEFDELGFMKKTSAKFMNATSMAGDDPTLLAGAASGFGGFALEDDAFWMNDYHGLPNMTDSPTENNLGPFWAEAQ comes from the exons ATGATCATCGACGGCGAGAAGTGGGCTTGCGAAGCCTGCGTGCGGGGCCATCGGGTCAGCAACTGCCAGCATCACG AGCGCCCACTCCAGCACATCAACAAGAAGGGCCGGCCGGTGTCGCAATGCCAGCACTGCCGGGCCATGCGCAAGTCCCGCTCATCCCATGTCAAGTGCGACTGCGGCGAAAAGACACACAAGTGTATTCACTTGAGaccggtggtggagggtcACAAGG AGAGCTGCTGCTGTAACCATGGCGGCCGCTGCACCTGCTGCCACAAGAAGGAGCCTGGGCTCGAGACCGTCCCCGAGTCGGATTCGGACAGCGCTGCTGCCGCGCAGAACAAGATCTCCAAGCTGAGCTCGCGAGTTCGTCGCCgcgccaacaccaccagctcgGACGGCATGCTTGCCTTTGAAGTCAACGGCCACCCCAAACCGACGTACAAGCACAACAAGGTTTCGCAGAAATGCGGCCCCTACCAGCTCAACAGGGTCAACTCGATGCACAGCACGGGAAGCTTGGGCGACCATTCGTTGGACGGCTTCCTTGGAGATGCCGAAGGCTGTGGCACCGCGTCCGCGACCGGAAGCATCAGCGGCGACAGCATGCCGCCATCGCAGCACAGCCGGTCGGAAGCTGCCTCCCCCCTGATGACAGGCTCGCAGTCTTTTGCCCAGCTTCCGCCGCTTGACCTTTCGCAGATCAGCAAGTATCAGCCATACGTCGCCAACCACGCCGAGTTCTTTGGCAACATGTCGGACCACGAGCAGCCTATTTTCAGCGCCGGCTTGAGTGCGGCCTCGGTCGACTGGAACAACTATGAGGGCTTGGAGTTTGCCCGCGAAAACAACCACGATTTCGCCCCCTCTAGCTACAGCCAACCACAGAGCTACGGTGGATTTGACTTCGGTGGGTCGGAGCAGCTCACCATGACGACGACCACGTCCAACTCGGGCGAGGTTTCCGAGGTCGAGgacttcttcaccaacccgtTGGATGACTTTGAGACTTTCCGAAGCCCTTTCCCCACGGGTGGATTTCTCGGGCACACCCACAGCATGATGGGCAGTGCGGATCTCGGCAGTGTCGAGTTTGACGAACTAGGCTTCATGAAGAAGACTAGCGCCAAGTTTATGAACGCCACGTCCATGGCCGGAGATGACCCGACCCTTCTGGCCGGCGCCGCTTCGGGCTTCGGTGGCTTCGCGCTCGAGGACGACGCCTTTTGGATGAACGACTACCACGGACTTCCCAACATGACGGACTCCCCCACAGAGAACAACCTCGGGCCTTTCTGGGCGGAGGCCCAATGA
- a CDS encoding hypothetical protein (EggNog:ENOG503PR3S) → MCVQSDWVFTCGHRAFAKFDNCPKFGRGCFGQNGTHQDVYVQDICSDCKLRPLDPNPQAVSNDPYRKKRKIR, encoded by the exons ATGTGTGTGCAATCTGACTGGGTGTTTACCTGCGGCCACCGGGCCTTTGCCAAGTTCGACAACTGTCCCAAGTTTGGTCGTGGTTGTTTTGGTCAAAACGGAACACATCAAGATGTGTATGTGCAAGATATATGCAGTGACTG CAAACTTCGACCACTTGATCCCAACCCGCAGGCCGTGTCGAACGACCCGtacaggaagaagagaaagatcAGGTGA
- the COX15_2 gene encoding Cytochrome c oxidase assembly protein cox15 (COG:O; EggNog:ENOG503NWB3), whose protein sequence is MSLFQLGLRRAATQLSKSSFACGQCLCQQASPAPPSHILKLVAARAPAIRSYATKTKSPIASLSKNIQNEKTSNKTSEKKSSFPETNAKSVGYWLLGSAASVFGIVVFGGLTRLTESGLSITEWRPVTGSLPPMSAEDWDSEFEKYRASPEYKLINPHMDLDEFKKIYFMEWTHRLWGRFIGLSFVIPTIYFIARRKVTPRMAANLVGISALIGFQGFIGWWMVKSGLKDDLFAPGSHPRVSQYRLATHLAAAFACYSWMLLAGLSVFRTHRALGNPAYYTGHFSALKNPALNILRRSVLGLTALIFTTVLSGALVAGLDAGLIYNEFPKMGTGYMPPKAELLDKFYSRKEDGSDIWWRNMLENPSFVQLDHRILAMTTFTAVLALFAYSRTGRVQAAMPPNVRKGVLGLVHLVSLQVALGITTLIYIVPIHLAATHQAGALALLSGALVLGQRLRIPKNTVALVQRQLKQGAQPLKTQALSQKMQEAAKNAATKA, encoded by the exons ATGTCCCTCTTTCAGCTCGGGCTGCGTAGAGCAGCTACCCAGCTATCCAAATCTTCATTCGCTTGCGGTCAATGTCTATGTCAACAGGCATCAcctgccccgccatcccACATTCTCAAGCTCGTGGCGGCCAGAGCTCCGGCGATCCGTAGCTAtgccaccaagaccaagtcCCCCATAGCCTCCCTCAGCAAGAATATCCAAAACGAAAAGACTTCGAACAAAACCTCTGAAAAGAAATCCTCATTCCCCGAAACCAATGCCAAATCCGTTGGGTACTGGCTTCTTGGTAGCGCCGCTAGTGTCTTTGGTATTGTCGTCTTTGGTGGACTTACACGGTTGACCGAGTCTGG TCTGAGTATCACAGAATGGAGACCCGTCACGGGCTCACTGCCGCCTATGTCCGCCGAGGACTGGGACTCTGAATTCGAAAAGTATCGCGCCTCCCCGGAATACAAGCTCATTAACCCTCACATGGACCTCGACGAGTTCAAGAAGATCTACTTTATGGAATGGACACATCGCCTCTGGGGCCGCTTCATCGGCCTCTCCTTCGTGATCCCGACTATCTACTTCATCGCTCGCCGCAAAGTCACCCCACGGATGGCTGCCAACCTGGTCGGAATTTCTGCTCTTATCGGATTTCAAGGCTTCATTGGTTGGTGGATGGTCAAGTCTGGCCTGAAGGATGATCTCTTTGCTCCCGGCTCGCACCCCCGTGTCAGCCAGTACCGCCTCGCCACTCACCTTGCCGCCGCTTTTGCCTGCTACTCCTGGATGCTTCTCGCCGGTCTCAGCGTCTTCCGCACCCACCGTGCTCTCGGCAACCCCGCGTATTATACCGGGCACTTCTCCGCTCTGAAGAACCCGgccctcaacatcctcagGCGCTCCGTTCTCGGCCTCACTGCTCTTATCTTTACCACGGTCCTCTCGGGCGCTCTTGTCGCTGGCCTCGATGCCGGTCTTATCTACAACGAGTTTCCCAAGATGGGCACGGGCTACATGCCGCCCAAGGCCGAACTTCTCGACAAGTTCTACTCCCGCAAGGAAGACGGCTCCGATATCTGGTGGCGCAACATGCTCGAGAACCCTTCATTTGTTCAGCTCGACCACCGCATTCTCGCCATGACCACTTTTACTGCTGTTCTCGCCCTGTTCGCCTACTCCCGCACCGGCCGCGTCCAGGCCGCCATGCCTCCCAACGTCCGAAAGGGTGTTTTGGGGCTCGTTCACTTGGTTTCTCTCCAGGTCGCTCTCGGAATTACCACGCTTATCTACATTGTGCCTATCCATTTGGCAGCCACCCACCAGGCAGGTGCTCTTGCACTCCTTTCGGGCGCCCTCGTTTTGGGTCAACGGCTCAGAATCCCCAAGAATACTGTGGCGCTGGTTCAGAGGCAATTGAAGCAGGGTGCTCAGCCCTTGAAGACACAGGCGTTGAGCCAGAAGATGCAGGAGGCCGCAAAGAATGCTGCCACCAAGGCATAA
- a CDS encoding hypothetical protein (EggNog:ENOG503NTWT; COG:P): MVTGASPPENAPASTSPEIQSDAQPGAEPASTAAEKEVAIPAGPTRQATTTSLADPLDIARHRRENISQKQMKIEHPKGNKRRLKKYYAQQNALIDDFLGADDEEQVAIEKDAKYAPKIKFAIRGSFVINFCLFVIQLYAAISTGSLALFATTADAFMDLVSSFVMLIASWLAARPSVYKYPVGRTRIEAMAIILFCALMTTVAIQLLLIVFAKGSMMVYCLMYRRFPTVFIFYIDHRNDIAINSFGLIMAVVGEKIAWYLDPIGAILVALIILFSWVSNAFEHIWLLVGKSAPKEFISKLIYMGVTHDDRILKVDTCRAYHAGHKYFVEMDIVMDEGLPLKVTHDVGQDLQRKLEGLADVERAFVHVDYDHQHDVNEEHKPLFAPKSNVKRSLKDIILFRKPKMAASGDSSSETTATQ, from the exons ATGGTAACAGGAGCCAGCCCCCCTGAAAATGCACCagcttccacctcccccgagaTCCAGTCGGATGCCCAGCCCGGTGCAGAGCCAGCCAGTACAGCAGCTGAGAAAGAAGTCGCCATTCCAGCCGGTCCAACCAGACAAGCCACGACAACCTCGCTCGCGGATCCTCTCGATATTGCTAGGCACCGTCGTGAGAACATCAGTCAGAAGCAGATGAAGATTGAGCATCCTAAAGGCAACAAGCGGAGACTCAAGAAGTACTATGCCCAGCAGAATGCTCTTATTGACGACTTCCTGGGtgccgatgatgaagagcAGGTTGCCATTGAGAAAGATGCGAAATATGCCCCCAAGATCAAGTTTGCCATCAGGGGCTCCTTCGTCATCAACTTTTGCCTGTTCGTCATTCAGCTGTATGCCGCCATCTCGACCGGATCTTTGGCTCTCTTCGCCACCACGGCCGATGCTTTCATGGATCTTGTTTCGTCGTTCGTGATGTTGATAGCCTCGTGGCTTGCTGCCAGGCCCAGCGTGTACAAGTATCCTGTG GGCCGTACAAGAATAGAAGCCATGGCCATCATTCTGTTTTGTGCATTGATGACTACTGTTGCTATCCAGCTGTTG CTCATAGTCTTTGCCAAGGGTAGCATGATGGTGTACTGCTTGATGTATCGCAGGTTCCCAACCGTGTTCATCTTCTACATCGACCACCGCAACGACATTGCCATCAACAGCTTCGGTTTGATCATGGCGGTCGTTGGCGAAAAGATTGCGTGGTACCTGGACCCCATCGGCGCCATCCTCGTTGCGTTGATCATCCTGTTTTCGTGGGTGTCCAACGCCTTTGAGCACATCTGGCTGCTGGTGGGCAAGTCGGCGCCCAAGGAGTTTATCTCCAAGCTCATCTACATGGGCGTGACACACGACGACAGGATCCTCAAGGTCGACACATGCCGAGCGTACCATGCCGGCCACAAGTACTTTGTCGAGATGGACATTGTCATGGACGAGGGGCTGCCGCTAAAGGTGACGCACGACGTGGGCCAGGACCTGCAGCGTAAGCTCGAGGGTCTGGCTGATGTTGAGAGGGCGTTTGTGCACGTCGACTATGACCACCAACACGACGTCAACGAGGAGCACAAGCCCTTGTTTGCGCCCAAGAGCAACGTCAAGCGAAGCCTGAAAGATATCATCCTGTTCAGGAAACCGAAGATGGCCGCTTCCGGAGACTCGTCAAGCGAGACGACCGCCACTCAATGA
- a CDS encoding hypothetical protein (EggNog:ENOG503NYF3; COG:P) gives MDEKPQCGSGEEVGEYDLPLHVAGLFMVLAASIFGAGFPVVAKKVKWVKVPTSVFFACKHFGTGVLIATAFVHLLPVAFGNLTDPCLPDLFTTQYPAMPGVIMMGSMFCLFVLEMYLNAKMGGHSHGGAMGFEASGPALPQPESKPAYQHTHAPDHKRAPSRPPRYTAYSEFEIEDMDYEKRMAQKLYGEKMNSYPRSDNPFDDINELEVRSEMPPWFVVFYEQYVRQRLEMVNMIKSSHAALRKEQQHQYAEAEKRMSMLAPPPSLADSPYIDVETGKPVDPAVFKKMSMNITLLEGGILFHSVFVGMTISITIDGFVILLVAILFHQMFEGLGLGSRIAAVPYKQGSLRPWMLVLAFGCTCPIGQAIGLMVKDSYDPNSAFGLIIVGVFNAISSGLLLYASLVDLLAEDFLSEEADRTLTKKQKRDAFLWVLLGAAGMSVVGAFA, from the exons atgGATGAAAAGCCGCAGTGTGGGAgcggcgaggaggtcggAGAGTATGACCTCCCGCTTCACGTCGCGGGTCTTT TCATGGTGCTGGCTGCCTCGATCTTTGGTGCCGGTTTCCCAGtggtggccaagaaggtAAAGTGGGTGAAGGTGCCTACCTCGGTGTTCTTCGCTTGCAAGCATTTTGGTACTGGTGTTCTGATCGCCACAGCGTTCGTTCAT CTTCTCCCTGTTGCGTTCGGTAATCTGACAGACCCATGTCTTCCGGATTTGTTCACCACCCAGTATCCCGCCATGCCTGGTGTCATCATGATGGGATCGATGTTCTGTCTTTTTGTTCTGGAGATGTATCTCAATGCCAAGATGGGTGGCCATTCCCACGGAGGTGCGATGGGATTCGAGGCTTCTGGGCCGGCCCTTCCACAGCCAGAGTCCAAGCCGGCCTaccaacacacacacgctCCCGACCACAAGAGAGCTCCGTCTCGCCCGCCGAGATACACCGCTTACAGCGAGTTCGAGATTGAGGATATGGACTACGAGAAGAGAATGGCGCAGAAGCTGTACGGCGAGAAGATGAACAGCTACCCGCGCAGCGACAACCCCTTTGACGACATCAACGAATTGGAGGTTCGCTCCGAGATGCCGCCTTGGTTTGTGGTCTTTTACGAGCAGTATGTCCGCCAGCGGTTGGAGATGGTCAACATGATCAAGTCGAGCCATGCGGCCCTGAGAAAggaacaacaacatcaataCGCCGAAGCTGAGAAACGCATGAGCATGCTTGCGCCTCCCCCGTCCCTTGCCGATTCCCCGTATATCGATGTCGAGACTGGCAAGCCTGTCGATCCGGCCGTGTTCAAGAAGATGTCGATGAATATTACCTTGTTGGAGGGCGGTATCTTGTTTCATTCGGTCTTTGTCGGTATGaccatcagcatcaccatcgacGGCTTTGTTATTCTCCTGGTCGCTATCCTGTTCCACCAGATGTTTGAGGGTCTCGGTCTTGGTTCCAGAATTGCTGCTGTCCCCTACAAGCAGGGCAGTCTTAGGCCTTGGATGCTGGTGCTTGCTTTTGGTTGCACTTGCCCAATTGGGCAGGCTATTGGCTTGATGGTGAAGGATTCATATGATCCCAACAGTGCATTCGGGTTGATTATTGTTGGTGTTTTCAATGCCAT CTCGTCTGGTCTTCTTTTGTACGCTTCTCTTGTCGATCTGTTGGCTGAGGATTTCTTGTCCGAGGAGGCGGACAGGACCTTGaccaagaagcagaagaggGACGCCTTCTTGTGGGTTTTACTGGGAG CTGCCGGCATGTCCGTCGTTGGTGCATTTGCCTAA
- a CDS encoding hypothetical protein (EggNog:ENOG503P7EQ), translating into MSPHKIISAPTRESLLSLPSPDYTLIKSLGNDRFLLRRNNDGLPLLGHYWTEYYQPSTSPVHTLVQRGAGAAAAAVLNHENLVSLRGEAANWVPLKVNGKPVQAKQVLLLWDWCDGGSLEQFLEQSEKEIDISEVQNGGEFMPESFCWHVLTSVLRALQWLHQGIRETYGVVELDREGYGMGYVEHPGQRGRAGRLRVVNRMTLPTPEKGEKGGWKRARRDDDWFPVLHRDIRASKIFLQHPLGTETYGMVKLGDLRYCAVSGTVVSEGGFGLDKVPVVAPERVQELGRYVEKDGGAYINGIGELRKRMVGWWKDAATVDKTERPYTAGNDLFSVGAILYHMMMGTQMVNPEECPVKGCGCIHLFDGPEKDEEASQLPGCTDGCPRPDTDIRRCFNNTGYTTELKQVVGALLRCNREVTWSASEAMEAAWKGYQTWTRTTEDGQAYRDIYEDILFRRQNQERINGEVPEWTNNMAYQVRRSLNPNVAI; encoded by the exons ATGTCCCCCCACAAAATCATCAGCGCCCCCACCCGGGAATCCCTCCtgtccctcccctccccggaCTACACCCTCATCAAATCCCTCGGCAACGaccgcttcctcctccgccgcaaCAACGACGGCCTCCCCCTGCTGGGCCACTACTGGACAGAATACTACCAACccagcacctcccccgtccACACCCTCGTCCAGCgcggcgccggcgccgccgccgccgcagtgCTCAACCACGAAAACTTGGTTTCCTTGCGCGGCGAGGCCGCGAACTGGGTTCCCCTGAAAGTGAACGGTAAGCCCGTCCAAGCCAAGCAGGTCCTCCTTTTATGGGACTGGTGCGATGGTGGAAGTCTAGAACAATTCTTGGAACAGAgcgagaaggagattgaTATCTCCGAGGTGCAGAACGGGGGGGAGTTCATGCCTGAGAGTTTCTGCTGGCATGTTCTCACCAGTGTTCTCAGGGCGTTGCAGTGGTTGCATCAGGGGATTAGGGAGACGTATGGGGTTGTGGAGCTGGACAGGGAGGGGTATGGGATGGGATATGTGGAACATCCggggcagagggggagggcggggaggcTGAGGGTTGTCAATCGAATGACGCTTCCGACCccggaaaagggggagaaaggggggtggaagagggcgaggagggatgaTGATTGGTTTCCTGTTTTGCATAGGGATATCAGGGCTAGTAAGATTTTTCTTCAGCACCCTCTCGGCACGGAGACGTACGGGATGGTCAAGCTGGGGGATTTGAGGTATTGTGCTGTTAGCGGGACGGTGGTCAGtgagggggggtttgggttaGATAAGGTTCCTGTTGTGGCGCCGGAGAGGGTGCAGGAGTTGGGGAGGTATGTTGAGAAGGATGGGGGGGCGTACATCAATGGGATTGGGgagctgaggaagaggatggtggggtggtggaaagatGCGGCAACGGTTGATAAG ACTGAAAGACCATACACCGCCGGCAACGACCTCTTTTCTGTAGGAGCGATCCTCTACcacatgatgatgggcacACAGATGGTCAACCCTGAAGAGTGTCCTGTCAAAGGTTGCGGGTGCATCCATTTGTTCGATGGTCCTgagaaggatgaggaagcTTCTCAGCTTCCGGGCTGTACCGATGGGTGTCCTCGGCCGGATACCGACATCAGACGATGCTTCAACAACACCGGCTACACGACTGAGCTCAAGCAGGTCGTGGGTGCGTTGTTGAGGTGCAACCGGGAGGTGACTTGGTCGGCGAGCGAGGCTATGGAGGCGGCATGGAAGGGGTATCAAACGTGGACTCGCACGACCGAGGATGGACAGGCGTATCGGGATATTTATGAGGATATTCTGTTCAGGAGGCAGAACCAGGAGAGGATCAATGGCGAGGTGCCTGAGTGGACGAATAATATGGCTTATCAGGTCAGGAGAAGCCTCAACCCGAATGTGGCTATCTAG
- a CDS encoding hypothetical protein (EggNog:ENOG503NVVI; COG:Q), producing the protein MGYPETFTGFCVDSPKTWNQYHLANLKPKTFGDNDVDVEIECCGVCGSDVHTVTGGWGEFEGPLCVGHEVVGKAVNVGKAVKGIKKGDRVGVGAQVWSCLKCDVCKSKNENYCPHMVDTYNAKYEDGSDAHGGWANYIRAHEYFTFKIPDEIPSAEAAPLLCAGITTYSPLVRADIGPGKVVGVIGIGGLGHLALQWAKALGAETYALTHSAHKVDDAKKLGAKDVILTTEEGWADKNKFKFDMLLNCADATHKFNMADYFGTLKVGGEFHMVGIPNEPLPEMTAMAFVQNGVKLTGSHLGNHQEMDAMLKLAAEKGVRPVVQTVQISEEGCKEVVEKVKEGNVKYRFTLTGFDKAFAGK; encoded by the coding sequence ATGGGCTACCCCGAAACCTTCACCGGCTTCTGCGTCGACTCTCCCAAGACGTGGAACCAATAccacctcgccaacctcaagcCCAAGACCTTTGGCGACAACGACGTCGACGTCGAGATCGAATGCTGCGGCGTCTGCGGCTCCGACGTCCACACGGTAACCGGCGGCTGGGGTGAATTCGAAGGCCCCCTCTGCGTCGGCCACGAGGTCGTCGGGAAGGCCGTCAACGTCGGCAAGGCCGTAAAGGGCATCAAGAAGGGCGACCGCGTCGGTGTCGGCGCTCAGGTCTGGTCCTGCCTCAAGTGTGACGTCTGCAAGTCCAAAAACGAAAACTACTGCCCTCACATGGTCGACACCTACAACGCCAAGTACGAGGATGGCAGTGACGCTCATGGAGGCTGGGCGAATTACATCCGGGCGCATGAGTATTTCACTTTCAAGATCCCAGATGAGATCCCCTCTGCCGAGGCTGCACCACTGCTCTGCGCCGGTATCACGACTTACTCACCGCTTGTGAGGGCGGATATTGGCCctgggaaggtggtgggtgttATTGGTATCGGTGGCTTGGGTCATTTGGCACTGCAGTGGGCAAAGGCTCTTGGTGCTGAGACTTATGCTCTCACTCACTCGGCTCACAAGGTTGATGATGCGAAGAAGCTCGGAGCCAAGGACGTCATTCTCACCACGGAGGAGGGCTGGGCGGATAAAAACAAGTTCAAGTTCGACATGCTGTTGAACTGCGCTGATGCGACGCACAAGTTCAACATGGCGGATTACTTTGGCACGCTCAAAGTTGGTGGGGAGTTTCACATGGTGGGCATTCCCAACGAGCCGCTTCCTGAGATGACTGCGATGGCGTTTGTGCAGAACGGTGTGAAGCTTACGGGAAGCCATTTAGGCAACCATCAGGAGATGGATGCCATGCTCAAgctggcggcggagaagggTGTCAGGCCGGTTGTCCAGACGGTTCAGATTTCGGAGGAGGGATGCAAGGAGGTTGTGGAAAAGGTCAAGGAGGGTAATGTCAAGTACCGGTTTACTCTGACGGGCTTCGACAAGGCGTTTGCGGGGAAATAG
- a CDS encoding hypothetical protein (EggNog:ENOG503NZC0) — protein MDDLSRMSDVESDFAVMDATPSTNRRRPGMVGAAATTESREGPSAFRSPLSKSRSLSDGGGAPKLSPSPCIVEASRRQSQDDIAIRDKDTDIAALRLPPSTPIRAGFPTRGLSLQMAPTEPSSPAPQPQAAGYVKQAPLSPKLDHSHIYASPTNILPRRSRGLDFSRAATSLHHSTLANQADPDSSPTIGSRAMNIPNRRSGDHAGADHAASSHWGTMGHHHQERMQISSSLGSTSHVLSESSSDSDEDDYMDEDMEEAYIMTPQASRTGMGHMAGGPSAPGWMPGSPAVSNFLSFQQRQRQRKQSTKKKMRGPLGLGFHSPAASGAISKSPPNNLINSRDLPHTRRESISWAANQLHISGNESDGQLEGLDSPSRPSIVRRAVTRRGNLLPKTKGFARIRAALAEEGAPIETEFRREAEVVRQVRESDMDLEPRLPPAPSAATTALSSPNLDSQVHPDEMMPDDAMMIEGSVASHNPTNNALGLSPATFKQQVLKNSKGKVFWDTFSESSSNGGAGPRTTTPPPPSFVTRASSSGVSLDDVNMDSPSSNSQSQNPFVLPLTTGTSSSGNGTPHQPPGGSMPSAAEITRRINSKRRRGDDDFNDPISIKRRAVSPGMSAHGSPVLQSPLQRGGEQGWGALSLGPAITTTVGQQGQGQGQGGGGSRPGSSVGGGGEGGNNGMAGSNNKRGRVGLQGMVDTNDGITRLSIE, from the exons ATGGACGACCTGTCGAGGATGTCGGACGTGGAAAGCGATTTTGCCGTCATGGACGCTACTCCCTCGACCAACAGGAGACGGCCAGGGATGGtaggggcagcagcaacaacagaaaGCAGAGAAGGTCCAAGTGCCTTTCGGTCCCCCTTATCCAAGTCCAGGTCCTTATcggacggtggaggtgcgCCCAAACTCTCACCTTCGCCTTGCATAGTCGAGGCCAGCCGCCGGCAGAGCCAAGACGACATTGCCATACGCGACAAAGACACCGACATTGCAGCCCTCCGACTGCCGCCGTCAACTCCCATCCGAGCTGGGTTCCCCACGAGAGGCCTGTCTCTCCAGATGGCCCCGACTGAACCATCCTCACCGGCCCCTCAGCCGCAAGCTGCTGGCTACGTCAAGCAGGCCCCGCTCTCGCCCAAATTGGACCATTCACACATCTATGCCTCACCCACCAACATTCTGCCGCGTCGATCTCGCGGCCTTGACTTTTCCCGCGCCGCCACGAGCCTGCATCActccaccctcgccaaccaGGCCGATCCCGACTCTTCGCCCACCATCGGGTCCCGCGCCATGAACATTCCCAACCGGCGCAGTGGCGACCACGCCGGCGCCGACCATGCTGCCTCGTCTCACTGGGGCACCATgggacaccaccaccaggagCGTATGCAGATCTCGAGCTCCCTCGGCAGCACTAGCCATGTGCTGTCCGAAAGCTCGTCCGACTCTGACGAGGACGACTACATGGACGAGGACATGGAGGAGGCCTACATCATGACACCCCAAGCTTCTAGGACGGGCATGGGTCACATGGCCGGGGGGCCATCGGCGCCCGGATGGATGCCCGGGTCGCCAGCGGTCAGCAACTTTCTCAGCTTCCAACAACGCCAGCGACAACGCAAACAatcaacaaaaaagaaaatgcgGGGACCTCTGGGACTGGGGTTCCACTCGCCCGCAGCCTCCGGCGCCATCTCCAAATcgccccccaacaacctgaTCAACTCCCGCGACCTGCCTCACACTAGGAGGGAGAGCATCAGCTGGGCTGCGAATCAGCTGCACATTTCGGGCAACGAGAGCGATGGACAGCTAGAGGGACTTGACAGCCCGTCACGGCCGAGCATCGTACGACGGGCcgtgacgaggagggggaatCTTCTT CCGAAAACAAAGGGTTTCGCCCGTATCCGCGCCGCCCTCGCTGAAGAGGGCGCTCCCATAGAAACCGAGTTCCGCCGCGAAGCCGAGGTGGTACGACAAGTCCGTGAGAGCGACATGGACCTCGAACCTCGACTGCCACCGGCCCCTTCGGCTGCGACGACAGCCTTGTCCAGCCCCAACCTCGACTCCCAAGTCCACCCTGACGAGATGATGCCCGACGACGCCATGATGATCGAGGGATCGGTTGCGTCTCACAACCCGACCAACAACGCCCTCGGTCTCTCCCCGGCAACATTCAAGCAACAAGTGCTGAAAAACTCCAAGGGGAAGGTGTTTTGGGATACCTTCTCGGAAAGCAGCTCCAACGGCGGCGCGGGACCAAGGACAACcaccccaccgccaccatcgTTTGTAACGAGGGCTTCGAGCTCGGGGGTGTCGTTGGATGATGTGAATATGGACTCGCCGAGCTCTAACTCGCAGAGTCAGAACCCGTTCGTGCTGCCTCTGACGACGGGGACGAGCAGCTCGGGGAACGGGACGCCGCACCAGCCTCCTGGGGGGAGCATGCCGAGCGCAGCCGAGATTACGAGACGGATTAATAgtaagaggaggaggggggatgatgattttAATGATCCGATCAGTATCAAGCGGAGGGCGGTGAGCCCGGGGATGAGCGCGCACGGGAGCCCGGTCTTGCAGAGTCCGCTGCAGAGGGGCGGGGAGCAAGGGTGGGGGGCGTTGAGTTTGGGGCCTGCGATTACTACTACGGTGGGACAACAGGGGCaggggcaagggcaagggggaggagggtcgAGGCCGGGGAGTagcgttggtggtggtggcgagggtgggaaTAATGGGATGGCGGGGAGTAATAAtaagagggggagggttgggttgcAGGGGATGGTGGATACTAACGATGGGATTACTAGGTTGAGTATTGagtga